The following are from one region of the Coffea eugenioides isolate CCC68of chromosome 2, Ceug_1.0, whole genome shotgun sequence genome:
- the LOC113762144 gene encoding uncharacterized protein LOC113762144: MDQIQHKFIEVNGLKLHVAEIGENESKAVLFCHGFPEIWYSWRHQMVAVAKAGYRAIAPDYRGYGLSDPPSVPQEATYSDFISDLYSLLDVLGISKVFLIAKDFGARVAYLFVLLHPERVAGVVTLGIPFFPPVLPPLKEGLPEGFYMARWEEPGRAEADFGRLDPKTVVRNIYILFSRPDVPVAEKNQEIMDLVDSSTPLPSWFTEEDLANYGALYEKSGFQTALKVPYRSLQEVFNVPEVKVDAPALLIMGEKDYCIKFPSMGGYIRSDQAKMFVPRLETVFIPEGSHFVQEQFPDQVNELILNFLKTHS, encoded by the exons ATGGATCAGATTCAACACAAGTTCATTGAAGTGAACGGGCTGAAGCTCCATGTAGCTGAGATTGGAGAAAATGAGTCAAAAGCTGTATTGTTCTGTCATGGGTTTCCAGAGATTTGGTATTCTTGGCGTCATCAGATGGTTGCAGTAGCCAAAGCTGGTTATAGAGCCATTGCACCCGATTACAGAGGATATGGACTATCCGACCCACCATCTGTACCCCAGGAGGCTACCTACTCTGACTTCATCAGTGATCTTTATTCCCTCCTTGATGTTCTTGGCATTTCCAAG GTTTTTCTCATAGCGAAAGATTTTGGAGCTAGGGTTGCATACCTTTTTGTGCTTCTCCACCCAGAGAGGGTTGCAGGAGTTGTGACTTTGGGTATACCTTTCTTCCCACCAGTTCTTCCTCCACTGAAAGAGGGCCTTCCTGAAGGCTTCTATATGGCTAGATGGGAG GAACCTGGAAGAGCTGAAGCTGATTTTGGCCGACTTGATCCTAAAACAGTCGTGCGCAACATCTATATCCTGTTCTCCAGACCTGACGTACCAGTAGCTGAGAAAAATCAGGAGATAatggatttggtggattcatcTACTCCTCTACCCTCTTGGTTCACCGAAGAAGATCTTGCAAATTATGGTGCTCTCTATGAAAAATCTGGATTCCAAACTGCTCTAAAGGTTCCATATAG GTCATTGCAAGAAGTGTTCAACGTACCAGAAGTCAAGGTTGATGCTCCTGCACTGTTGATAATGGGTGAAAAAGATTATTGCATCAAATTCCCAAGTATGGGGGGCTATATTAGAAGTGATCAAGCTAAAATGTTTGTTCCCAGGTTGGAGACAGTATTCATACCCGAAGGTAGCCACTTTGTTCAAGAACAATTTCCGGACCAAGTGAATGAGCTGATACTCAATTTCTTAAAGACCCATAGTTAA
- the LOC113762145 gene encoding NADPH:quinone oxidoreductase-like → MEEAAKTNPPAVPEKAPIRVAAICGSLRKGSCNRGLIRAAIEISNESIGGMIIEYIDISPLPLLNTDLEVNGTFPPEVEAFRDKIRQADSVLFASPDYNYSVTAPLKNAIDWGSRPPNVWADKAAALVGAAGGTGGALQQYHVRQIGVFLNLHFINKPEFFLRRPLVPPQKCDEDGNLIDGEVRERLTEVLLSLYAFTLRLQGKSK, encoded by the coding sequence ATGGAAGAGGCAGCAAAAACCAATCCTCCAGCTGTGCCCGAAAAAGCCCCCATCAGAGTTGCAGCCATCTGTGGCTCCCTCCGTAAGGGCTCTTGTAATCGAGGCCTCATCCGGGCAGCAATTGAGATATCCAATGAGTCAATAGGTGGCATGATCATAGAGTATATAGACATTTCACCTTTACCATTGTTGAATACAGATTTAGAAGTGAATGGGACTTTTCCCCCAGAAGTTGAGGCTTTTCGGGATAAGATTCGCCAAGCAGATAGCGTTCTTTTTGCTTCGCCAGACTACAACTATTCTGTCACTGCACCTCTGAAAAATGCTATCGATTGGGGATCAAGACCCCCCAATGTTTGGGCTGATAAGGCTGCTGCACTTGTAGGTGCTGCCGGAGGTACTGGTGGGGCTCTTCAACAGTATCATGTCCGCCAGATTGGAGTCTTTCTTAATCTTCATTTCATCAATAAGCCTGAGTTTTTCCTCCGGAGGCCTTTAGTTCCGCCCCAGAAGTGTGATGAAGATGGTAACTTGATCGATGGGGAAGTCAGAGAGAGGTTGACAGAGGTTCTTTTGTCTTTATATGCATTTACCTTGAGACTCCAGGGCAAGTCTAAATGA
- the LOC113756763 gene encoding NADPH:quinone oxidoreductase-like: MFACGTEDPTEFGSLRKGSCNRGLIRAAIEISSKSIDGMIIEYIDISSLPFLNTDLEVDGTYPREVEAFRDKIRQADGILFASPEYNYSVSGPLKNAIDWGSRPPNVWADKAAALVSAAGGSGGNRQQYHIRQIGIFLDLHFINKPEFFLRRPLAPPQKCDRDGNLIDEEIREKLKEVLLSLYAFTLRLQGKSK, encoded by the exons ATGTTTGCATG TGGCACAGAGGATCCCACTGAATTTGGCTCCCTCCGTAAGGGCTCTTGCAATCGAGGCCTCATCCGTGCAGCCATCGAGATATCCAGCAAGTCAATAGACGGCATGATCATAGAGTATATAGACATATCATCTTTACCATTCTTGAATACAGATTTAGAAGTTGATGGGACTTATCCCCGAGAAGTTGAGGCTTTTCGGGATAAGATCCGCCAAGCAGATGGTATTCTTTTTGCTTCCCCAGAGTACAATTATTCGGTTTCCGGACCCCTGAAAAATGCTATCGACTGGGGATCAAGACCCCCCAATGTTTGGGCTGATAAGGCTGCTGCACTTGTGAGTGCTGCTGGAGGTTCTGGTGGGAATAGACAACAATATCACATCCGTCAGATTGGAATTTTTCTTGATCTTCACTTCATCAATAAGCCTGAGTTTTTCCTCCGGAGGCCTTTAGCCCCGCCCCAGAAGTGTGATAGGGATGGTAACTTGATCGATGAGGAAATCAGAGAGAAATTGAAGGAGGTTCTTTTGTCTTTGTATGCATTTACCTTGAGACTCCAGGGCAAGTCGAAATGA
- the LOC113761454 gene encoding bifunctional epoxide hydrolase 2-like, translating to MDQIQHKHIEVNGLKLHIAEIGGGSKAVLFCHGFPEIWYSWRHQMIAVAKAGYRAIAPDYRGYGLSDPPTVPGEATYADFVDDLDSLLDALAISKVFLVAKDFGARVAQYFALLYPNRVAGVVTLGIPFVPPNPTPMQDFLPEGFYMSRWLEPGRAEADFGRFDCKTVVRNIYILFSRSEIPIAKENQEIMDMVDSSTPLPSWFTEEDLENYGALYDKSGFQTALQVPYRANRELNTSEVKVDAPALLIMGEKDYFLKFPGMEDYIRSEQTKFFAPNLKTVYVPEGSHFVQEQFPDQVNGLILNFLKTHS from the exons ATGGATCAAATACAGCACAAGCATATTGAAGTCAACGGTCTGAAGCTTCACATAGCTGAGATTGGAGGAGGATCGAAAGCAGTGTTGTTCTGTCATGGGTTTCCGGAGATCTGGTATTCTTGGCGCCACCAAATGATTGCTGTGGCCAAGGCTGGCTACAGAGCAATTGCTCCAGATTACAGAGGCTATGGACTCTCTGACCCTCCAACCGTGCCCGGGGAGGCTACCTATGCTGATTTTGTCGATGATCTGGACTCCCTTCTTGATGCTCTCGCCATTTCTAAG GTTTTTCTCGTAGCTAAAGATTTTGGAGCCCGTGTTGCACAATATTTTGCCCTTCTCTACCCAAACAGGGTTGCTGGAGTTGTAACATTGGGCATACCTTTTGTGCCTCCAAACCCCACTCCAATGCAAGACTTCCTTCCGGAAGGCTTTTATATGTCCAGATGGCTG GAACCTGGAAGAGCAGAAGCAGATTTTGGTCGGTTTGATTGCAAAACAGTTGTGCGCAACATATATATCCTGTTCTCCAGGAGTGAAATACCAATAGCTAAAGAAAATCAGGAGATAATGGATATGGTGGATTCATCTACTCCTTTACCCTCTTGGTTCACTGAAGAAGATCTTGAAAACTACGGTGCACTATATGACAAATCTGGATTCCAAACTGCTCTACAAGTGCCTTACAG GGCAAACAGAGAGCTCAATACATCAGAAGTAAAGGTTGATGCTCCTGCACTGCTGATAATGGGTGAAAAAGATTACTTCCTTAAATTCCCGGGAATGGAGGACTACATAAGAAGCGAACAGACAAAATTTTTTGCTCCTAATCTGAAGACAGTTTATGTACCTGAAGGTAGCCACTTTGTTCAGGAGCAATTTCCAGATCAAGTGAATGGGCTGATACTCAATTTCCTCAAGACCCATAGTTGA
- the LOC113756773 gene encoding bifunctional epoxide hydrolase 2-like: MDQIQHKFIQVDDGVKLHVAEIGSGPSVVLFLHGFPEIWYSWRHQMIAVAKAGYRAIAPDYRGYGLSDPPPEPQKANFADFITDVLAVLDALSIPKLWDVNRDIQIVYRCCVMIH; this comes from the exons ATGGATCAAATCCAACACAAGTTCATACAAGTTGACGATGGTGTAAAGCTTCACGTAGCTGAGATTGGAAGTGGGCCATCAGTTGTTCTGTTCCTTCACGGATTCCCTGAGATATGGTACTCTTGGCGCCACCAGATGATTGCTGTGGCCAAGGCTGGTTACAGAGCCATTGCACCTGATTACAGAGGTTATGGATTATCCGACCCTCCGCCAGAACCCCAGAAGGCCAATTTTGCTGACTTTATCACAGACGTCCTTGCTGTCCTTGATGCTCTGAGTATCCCCAAG CTTTGGGACGTTAATCGTGACATCCAGATAGTTTATAGGTGTTGCGTCATGATTCATTAG